The Thermomicrobiales bacterium genome contains a region encoding:
- a CDS encoding M67 family metallopeptidase, which yields MPVIRLPSAMRDAIYAHGREEYPRECMGMIGGVGDELIDLYRMVNTSEIDKAYADDPIENIEVGETMDARGQLPLVIYHSHPGTEAYFSPTDERVAREGLWGPIVYIVASIKPDADPYMKAFRIPFDDAPVEEVEIEIV from the coding sequence GTGCCGGTCATTCGCCTGCCGTCCGCCATGCGTGACGCGATCTACGCGCACGGCCGGGAGGAGTATCCGCGCGAATGTATGGGAATGATCGGTGGCGTCGGAGACGAATTGATCGATCTTTACCGAATGGTAAACACCTCGGAGATCGACAAGGCTTACGCCGACGACCCGATCGAGAACATCGAGGTTGGCGAGACGATGGATGCACGCGGACAACTGCCGCTCGTCATCTATCACTCACACCCCGGGACCGAGGCGTATTTCTCGCCCACTGACGAACGTGTTGCCCGCGAAGGGCTCTGGGGGCCGATCGTTTACATCGTCGCCTCGATCAAACCGGACGCCGATCCGTATATGAAGGCGTTTCGTATTCCGTTCGATGACGCGCCGGTCGAAGAGGTCGAGATCGAGATCGTGTAG